From a single Helicoverpa armigera isolate CAAS_96S chromosome 7, ASM3070526v1, whole genome shotgun sequence genomic region:
- the LOC110372473 gene encoding LOW QUALITY PROTEIN: delta(14)-sterol reductase TM7SF2 (The sequence of the model RefSeq protein was modified relative to this genomic sequence to represent the inferred CDS: inserted 2 bases in 1 codon) produces MSTRSGRVRASVIEVSPARTRKGVSPTRSPARTRKSSPPSGKTPPPARSSGRKSPXQKSPSRKPASKFPARKSPSRTTKETIQTEVPNVPKSPAKRPPIDSEVAVAVKLDDLSSKIEVYRRTRSKRLEYSLKDLASSITESEFSLNSVNGLESSDIYGLRNRRSVEEVAPRRSSRLREFIDVPDIRRSLSKSASLSKSISKSVSKSIGAYSDEENSEEDYRRGKSQSVTRKLATPLRNSISSLTQVANKWEFGGRIGSLCLMLLIPATVFSILISCRKFCSPKSLLDLSTYKSLQVFFSLQALCFILVQYVVQAIFAVVPIFGTRSDRMDDSGMMHCFNGFFSSIVSVNTLFLLDYFEIIGKETLLNEYLRLAVVSYIFAVVLSIVLYIKSGYLNKDELNQYGNTGYTLYDFFMGREIHPFIKNLDVKIWISRISNITSLILLSLIFTQGLQFKLTEKNDLSMENLKMLLSNVQLKPTVVIFSTMQIVYILNFIMREYRITSTFYWQSEGVGYLQTVSSALYPFYFTTISKHVADTDLVLSTNTLISASLLFVLGFFIMLLSNNIKYEFRKYPLHLSLANVDSMPTFHGKKLLVSNLWGILRHPNYAGDMLIHSALALPGLISGQYVAAAPAILTIVMLMHRAWRDHERCKRRYGAAWQRYCKRVPSVLIPKLL; encoded by the exons ATGTCTACCAGAAGCGGTCGGGTAAGAGCTAGCGTTATAGAAGTGAGTCCTGCAAGAACACGAAAAGGTGTTTCGCCGACGCGTTCTCCCGCCAGAACGCGGAAAAGTTCGCCGCCGTCCGGGAAAACTCCGCCTCCCGCGCGCTCTTCTGGCCGTAAATCTCC GCAAAAATCGCCTAGCCGAAAACCAGCGTCCAAGTTTCCCGCACGTAAATCACCGTCGAGAACTACCAAGGAAACGATACAAACAGAGGTACCAAATGTGCCAAAATCTCCAGCTAAACGGCCTCCCATTGATTCTGAAGTGGCAGTGGCGGTCAAACTTGACGATTTGTCGTCAAAAATCGAAGTTTACAGACGCACACGTTCAAAACGATTAGAATACTCCCTGAAAGATCTGGCATCTAGTATTACTGAGAGTGAATTTTCACTCAACAGTGTAAATGGCTTGGAATCTAGCGATATATACGGTCTCAGAAATAGGAGGTCTGTCGAGGAGGTCGCGCCACGTAGGTCGAGTAGGTTGCGAGAGTTCATTGACGTGCCTGACATTAGACGCAGTCTCAGCAAATCTGCAAGCCTTAGTAAATCTATTAGCAAATCAGTCAGTAAATCAATAGGAGCATATTCTGATGAGGAAAATTCTGAAGAGGATTACCGCAGAGGCAAGTCACAGTCCGTGACCAGGAAGCTAGCAACCCCATTGCGAAACAGTATCAGCAGCTTGACTCAAGTTGCCAACAAATGGGAGTTTGGCGGCAGAATTGGTTCTCTGTGCTTAATGCTCCTGATACCAGCAACAGTATTCTCTATATTGATTTCTTGTAGAAAGTTCTGCTCTCCCAAATCTCTTTTAGATCTGTCTACATATAAATCTCTTCAAGTATTCTTTAGTTTACAAGCTCTGTGCTTTATCCTCGTCCAATATGTTGTGCAAGCCATATTTGCGGTTGTACCAATATTTGGTACGAGGTCAGACCGCATGGATGATTCTGGCATGATGCACTGTTTCAATGGTTTCTTCTCCAGCATTGTTTCTGTGAACACCCTCTTCCTATTGGATTACTTTGAAATAATTGGGAAAGAGACATTGTTGAATGAGTACCTGAGACTCGCAGTTGTGTCCTATATTTTTGCTGTTGTACTAAGTAttgttttgtacataaaaaGTGGATATCTAAACAAAGATGAGTTGAATCAGTATGGAAACACTGGATATACATTGTATGATTTCTTCATGGGAAGAGAAATTCATCCATTTATCAAGAATCTGGATGTGAAAATTTGGATATCAAGGATTTCTAATATTACATCT cTAATACTTCTATCACTGATCTTCACTCAAGGACTTCAATTTAAATTGACAGAGAAAAATGATTTGTCTATGGAAAACTTGAAAATGTTGCTGAGCAATGTACAGTTGAAGCCGACCGTTGTAATATTTTCTACAATGCAGATAGTTTATATCCTGAACTTTATTATGAGGGAGTACAGGATCACGTCGACGTTTTACTGGCAGTCTGAAGGGGTAGGGTACCTCCAGACGGTCTCAAGTGCACTGTACCCATTCTACTTCACAACAATATCTAAACACGTGGCAGACACAGACCTCGTTCTGTCTACTAACACTTTAATCTCTGCTTCTCTACTATTTGTGCTGGGATTCTTCATAATGCTTCTTAGTAACAATATTAAATATGAGTTCAGGAAATATCCTCTTCATCTAAGCTTGGCAA ACGTAGATTCCATGCCGACATTTCATGGAAAGAAACTCCTTGTCTCCAATTTGTGGGGGATCTTGCGTCATCCGAACTATGCTGGTGACATGCTGATCCACAGTGCCCTGGCATTACCCGGGCTCATCAGTGGCCAATATGTGGCGGCTGCACCAGCTATTCTAACCATCGTGATGTTGATGCACCGCGCCTGGCGGGACCACGAGAGATGCAAGCGCCGTTACGGAGCAGCCTGGCAAAGATACTGTAAAAGAGTCCCCTCGGTTCTCATACCTAAACTTCTTTAa
- the LOC126054847 gene encoding uncharacterized protein LOC126054847 has product MDDFKTKERSVNFTKEEISRLQILVDKYKMYLCVKTDGSSTKQKDHAWHCIAKEFNAVGQVPRNMKQLKYKFENMKRSAKKVASRERQEMRRTGGGNPPSLPPDSEDATDWLRSIMSGSIDGNEAIYDDDIISQIPLLQFP; this is encoded by the exons ATGGATGACTTCAAGACAAA GGAAAGAAGTGTCAATTTTACTAAGGAAGAGATTAGTCGATTGCAGATACTTGtagacaaatataaaatgtacttatGTGTAAAAACTGATGGGAgtagtacaaaacaaaaagacCATGCATGGCACTGCATCGCAAAGGAATTTAATGCTGTTGGTCAAGTACCTAGAAACATGAAGcagctaaaatataaatttgaaaatatgaaaagatcTGCAAAGAAG GTAGCAAGTAGAGAACGTCAGGAAATGAGACGCACAGGTGGAGGAAATCCTCCCTCACTTCCTCCAGATTCAGAAGATGCTACTGATTGGTTAAGATCCATTATGTCTGGATCTATTGATGGAAATGAGGCTATATATGATGATGACATTATTTCCCAAATTCCATTGTTACA aTTCCCATAA
- the LOC110372557 gene encoding phospholipid hydroperoxide glutathione peroxidase — protein sequence MDKIVNNPDHTKAKTIYEFMALDINGEIVRFNKYEGKVCIICNVATKSPFTAQHYKQFNELIDQFGESKGLQILAFPCNQFGKEEPGTSEEIAEHAKRNNVKFDLFAKVDVNGDGACMIWKFLKRCVPGNAKAGDMVKWNYTKFIVNKAGIPVERYGPEVEPYKFADLLNPYW from the exons ATGGACAAAATTGTCAACAATCCTGACCACACCAAGGCTAAGACCATTTATGAGTTCATGGCACTAGATATAAATGGTGAAATTGTAAGATTTAACAAGTACGAGGGTAAAGTGTGTATTATTTGCAATGTTGCTACAAAATCCCCGTTTACGGCCCAGcattataaacaatttaatgaattaattgatCAATTCGGAGAAAGTAAAG gattACAAATATTAGCTTTCCCATGCAATCAATTTGGTAAAGAAGAACCTGGTACATCAGAAGAAATCGCTGAACACGCcaaaagaaataatgttaaattcGATCTATTTGCTAAAGTAGATGTAAATGGAGACGGAGCCTGTATGATATGGAAGTTTTTGAAG CGCTGTGTTCCTGGAAACGCTAAGGCGGGCGATATGGTGAAATGGAACTACACTAAATTCATTGTAAATAAAGCCGGAATCCCTGTCGAGCGTTATGGGCCAGAAGTAGAACCCTATAAATTTGCGGATTTACTCAATCCTTACTGGTGA
- the LOC110372599 gene encoding uncharacterized protein LOC110372599 isoform X2, translated as MTIGFRAISKLVAPIVGNVICLSRAQISAVKMSTNPDYKSATSIHEFTVKNIKGEDVKLDVYKGHVCIIVNVASQCGLTANNYKQLNEMYEKYAEEKGLRILAFPCNQFAGQEPGNPEEIVCFAKDRKVKFDLFEKIDVNGDSASPLWKFLKYKQGGTLGSFIKWNFTKFIVDKDGVPVERHGPNVDPMDLVKSLEKYW; from the exons ATGACAATCGGATTTAGAGCGATTTCTAAGCTTGTAGCGCCTATCGTTGGGAACGTAATTTGTTTGTCTAGAGCTCAAATAAGTGCAGT CAAAATGAGTACCAACCCGGATTACAAATCTGCGACCTCTATCCATGAATTCACAGTAAAGAACATAAAAGGTGAAGATGTTAAATTGGATGTTTACAAAGGTCATGTTTGCATTATTGTGAATGTAGCTTCACAGTGCGGTCTCACTGCAAATAACTACAAACAGCTCaatgaaatgtatgaaaaatatgctgAGGAGAAAG GTTTACGTATTCTTGCGTTCCCTTGCAATCAGTTTGCCGGTCAGGAGCCAGGTAACCCAGAGGAGATTGTGTGCTTTGCAAAGGACAGGAAAGTGAAGTTTGATCTGTTTGAGAAAATCGATGTGAACGGAGACTCTGCCAGTCCTCTGTGGAAGTTCTTGAAG TACAAGCAAGGAGGTACCCTCGGCAGCTTCATCAAATGGAACTTCACCAAATTCATCGTAGACAAGGATGGTGTGCCAGTTGAGCGTCATGGACCCAACGTGGACCCAATGGACTTAGTCAAGTCCCTTGAGAAGTACTGGTGA
- the LOC110372599 gene encoding uncharacterized protein LOC110372599 isoform X1 produces MTIGFRAISKLVAPIVGNVICLSRAQISAVKMSTNPDYKSATSIHEFTVKNIKGEDVKLDVYKGHVCIIVNVASQCGLTANNYKQLNEMYEKYAEEKGLRILAFPCNQFAGQEPGNPEEIVCFAKDRKVKFDLFEKIDVNGDSASPLWKFLKVQKYKQGGTLGSFIKWNFTKFIVDKDGVPVERHGPNVDPMDLVKSLEKYW; encoded by the exons ATGACAATCGGATTTAGAGCGATTTCTAAGCTTGTAGCGCCTATCGTTGGGAACGTAATTTGTTTGTCTAGAGCTCAAATAAGTGCAGT CAAAATGAGTACCAACCCGGATTACAAATCTGCGACCTCTATCCATGAATTCACAGTAAAGAACATAAAAGGTGAAGATGTTAAATTGGATGTTTACAAAGGTCATGTTTGCATTATTGTGAATGTAGCTTCACAGTGCGGTCTCACTGCAAATAACTACAAACAGCTCaatgaaatgtatgaaaaatatgctgAGGAGAAAG GTTTACGTATTCTTGCGTTCCCTTGCAATCAGTTTGCCGGTCAGGAGCCAGGTAACCCAGAGGAGATTGTGTGCTTTGCAAAGGACAGGAAAGTGAAGTTTGATCTGTTTGAGAAAATCGATGTGAACGGAGACTCTGCCAGTCCTCTGTGGAAGTTCTTGAAGGTACAGAAg TACAAGCAAGGAGGTACCCTCGGCAGCTTCATCAAATGGAACTTCACCAAATTCATCGTAGACAAGGATGGTGTGCCAGTTGAGCGTCATGGACCCAACGTGGACCCAATGGACTTAGTCAAGTCCCTTGAGAAGTACTGGTGA
- the LOC135117075 gene encoding uncharacterized protein LOC135117075: MVGGSTHGHCPNPGAVGQGRPNQRTLQSWRDQSAISIQQPALNMEITLASVYMPEAEEPPPYDLARLVNHCEREGKEVIIGTDSNAHHPLWGMDTHNDRGKTLFDYLFTTNLSLINTGSEPTFVTRRSQTIIDLTLASESVAELITGWHVSKEASCSDHRWIRFDLQVCIQETPPKRNPRNTDRATYTRTLSTKLAQLGDPTNYVDTEQIDEQVSYLTQSMIDSYQTACPETAYQKTPGKQPWWGAELERRRKQVRKTLNRAMNTCADEDWDDYKAAKSRYKKCIRFRSTRGWRKFCGNIESCQQANRVRKILAQQNTPGLGTLRKPDNTHTTSPEETKRVLIETHFPGCVFTQNVEWHEVTQTPTEEDWSYAQKIVTMEKLHWAIQSFHPYKAAGPDGIFPALLQWEDHTSHIDY; encoded by the exons ATGGTTGGAGGTTCAACACACGGCCATTGCCCTAATCCAGGAGCCGTGGGTCAGGGCCGGCCAAATCAGAGGACTCTCCAATCTTGGAG AGACCAATCTGCCATCTCAATACAGCAACCTGCTTTAAACATGGAGATCACCCTCGCCTCGGTATACATGCCCGAAGCAGAGGAGCCTCCTCCCTACGACCTCGCCCGCCTGGTGAATCACTGCGAGAGAGAAGGGAAGGAAGTGATTATCGGTACTGACTCCAACGCACACCACCCTTTGTGGGGAATGGATACACACAACGATAGGGGTAAGACCTTATTTGATTACTTATTCACAACCAACCTATCACTAATAAACACTGGATCAGAACCAACTTTCGTCACTAGACGAAGTCAAACAATTATAGACCTGACTCTCGCATCAGAGAGCGTAGCGGAGCTAATCACAGGATGGCATGTCTCTAAGGAGGCATCTTGCTCAGACCACAGATGGATCCGCTTTGACCTACAGGTCTGTATACAAGAAACACCACCGAAACGGAACCCACGCAATACGGACCGCGCGACGTACACCCGTACGCTCAGCACCAAACTTGCGCAACTCGGGGACCCTACAAATTACGTGGACACAGAACAAATTGACGAACAGGTAAGCTACCTCACACAGTCAATGATAGACAGCTATCAAACAGCCTGCCCCGAAACTGCATACCAGAAAACACCAGGGAAACAACCATGGTGGGGTGCGGAACTAGAACGCAGGCGTAAACAAGTGAGAAAAACTCTAAACAGAGCAATGAATACATGTGCCGACGAGGATTGGGACGACTATAAGGCGGCCAAATCAAGGTACAAGAAATGCATCAGATTCCGAAGTACCAGGGGATGGCGCAAGTTCTGTGGTAACATCGAGTCCTGTCAACAAGCAAACAGGGTAAGGAAAATCCTAGCACAACAAAACACACCTGGTCTGGGCACTCTCCGAAAACCAGACAACACACATACCACATCGCCGGAAGAAACGAAGCGCGTCCTAATTGAGACCCACTTCCCAGGATGCGTTTTCACGCAAAATGTAGAATGGCATGAGGTAACACAAACACCAACTGAAGAAGATTGGTCATACGCACAAAAAATCGTCACAATGGAAAAACTCCATTGGGCAATTCAAAGCTTCCACCCATACAAAGCAGCAGGTCCGGACGGAATCTTCCCAGCGCTCCTGCAATGGGAGGACCATACATCTCATATAGACTATTAA
- the LOC126053821 gene encoding uncharacterized protein LOC126053821 codes for MNKTIRSSGRVVIYHVFLRCLAESQAGQVLSDIEDVYQRTADMTGKSVNTVRKIVEEGEKNNGIFSTPGKNRKGRPKKDLDNFDLCAIRQKVHFFYSVKKQVPTLRNLLRVVREDLGYDGSREHLRKILHSLGFSYKKCKTDRSALIEKPNIAAKREQYLKIIMENRNLPLELQKEIIYLDESYIHSSYKLKKCWQSVDVSGVKHNISKGKRYIIVHAGSEKGFVPNALLIFSGTNKNDDYHSEMNKYNFTKWVTEKLIPNLREPSIIVMDNAPYHSVVLNKAPTSGSKVAEIKLWLLENNITFEDSLRKPQLLMLVKQHKPEPIYEIDHILGDHGHTVVRLPPYHCDLNPIELIWGIAKHKIASVNVGSTDIKVCSLVSSFIPLPLSQFHLGSAQHVFFFHTFLCIII; via the exons atgaataaaactatTCGTAGTAGTGGCAGAGTAGTGATTTATCACGTCTTTTTGCGGTGTTTGGCCGAATCTCAAGCGGGACAAGTTTTGTCCGATATCGAGGATGTTTATCAAAGAACTGCTGATATGACAG GTAAATCTGTCAACACAGTAAGAAAAATTGTTGAGGAAGGTGAAAAAAATAATGGCATTTTTTCAACACCGGGAAAAAATCGCAAAGGTCGCCCGAAGAAAGATTTAGATAATTTCGATTTATGTGCAATTAGACAAAAGGTTCACTTCTTTTACTCAGTGAAAAAGCAG GTGCCTACACTGAGAAATTTACTGCGGGTAGTGAGAGAGGACTTGGGTTATGATGGAAGCCGTGAACATCTCAGAAAGATATTACACTCTCTGGGTTTTTCATATAAGAAATGTAAAACAGACAGATCTGCTCTAATAGAGAAACCAAACATAGCAGCAAAGCGGGAgcaatatttgaaaattattatggaGAACAGAAACCTGCCTCTAGAActacaaaaagaaataatatatttagatGAAAGCTATATTCATTCATCATACAAGCTAAAAAAATGTTGGCAATCAGTTGATGTCAGCGGAGTGAAACACAACATATCAAAAGGCAAGAGATATATAATCGTACATGCGGGGAGTGAGAAAGGATTTGTTCCAAATGCCCTTTTGATTTTCAGTGGCACAAACAAAAATGATGACTATCACTcagaaatgaataaatataactttacaaAATGGGTCACTGAAAAATTAATCCCCAACCTAAGGGAACCTTCCATCATTGTGATGGACAATGCTCCATACCATTCGGTTGTCTTGAACAAGGCACCAACTAGTGGTTCAAAGGTTGCTGAGATAAAGTTATGGTTATTAGAAAACAATATAACTTTTGAGGACTCTCTCCGTAAACCTCAATTATTAATGCTTGTGAAGCAGCATAAACCAGAGCCTATTTATGAAATTGACCATATTTTAGGAGATCATGGTCACACTGTGGTACGCCTTCCACCTTATCACTGTGACCTGAATCCTATAGAGTTGATATGGGGAATTGCAAAGCATAAAATTGCTTCGGTCAATGTTGGATCCACTGATATAAAGGTATGTAGCCTAGTTTCATCATTCATtcccctgcccttatcccaatttcatttggggtcggcgcagcatgtctttttcttccacaCATTCCtatgcataattatttaa
- the LOC110373020 gene encoding iron-sulfur cluster assembly scaffold protein IscU, translating into MMAFLVSNIRRCVCLKSFSTPNIIQTTSYHANVLDHYENPRNVGSLDKKDKNVGTGLVGAPACGDVMKLQIRVDDNGKIIDAKFKTFGCGSAIASSSLATEWVKGKTVDEALQLKNTDIAKELSLPPVKLHCSMLAEDAIKAALSDYRIKQQSAKKQ; encoded by the exons ATGATGGCGTTTTTGGTATCAAACATTCGCAGATGTGTTTGCCTGAAAAGTTTCAGCACCCCCAACATTATCCAAACGACGTCGTATCATGCCAAT GTGCTTGACCACTATGAGAACCCTCGCAATGTTGGTTCCCTTGACAAGAAAGACAAGAACGTTGGCACAGGACTTGTCGGTGCTCCAGCTTGTGGTGACGTCATGAAACTCCAGATCAGGGTTGATGACAATGGCAAAATCATTGATGCTAAGTTCAAGACATTTGGGTGTGGATCTGCGATTGCTTCTAGCTCTCTGGCTACGGAGTGGGTGAAGGGCAAGACGGTTGATGAGGCCTTACAGCTGAAGAACACTGATATTGCTAAGGAGCTGTCTTTGCCTCCTGTCAAGCTGCATTGCTCTA tgCTTGCTGAGGATGCTATAAAAGCAGCCTTGTCAGACTACAGAATCAAGCAACAGTCAGCCAAAAAGCAGTAA